Below is a window of Anabas testudineus chromosome 10, fAnaTes1.2, whole genome shotgun sequence DNA.
ttttagatattgtaaagtgtaaatttaaaaataattaggATCTTGTTGTTATGGGCTTAATTTGGCAGAATCACATTGGCTCATCACCGACGGCGGGTTGATGGTGATCATCTGGGTTTCCTGGAAGCCTTTGTGCGCATGCGCGTTCAGCGCATCCTGTTttatgaattttttttttttccaggcgAAAATGGCTGCCTCTCTCATCTAAAGCTCTGCTTAAAGGATTAAATAAGCACTGAATAGGCAGCGGAAATCACACTCCCGCTTCAAGACATTATTCATGGACGCCAGGGCGTAGTTTGTGCAGCGTCTTCACGAAGATGTTGTGTCTGTCAGAGAAGGAAAGCGTATGCGATTCGAAATTAACCCTTTGCAGTCCATCGTCCACTAACAAATGAGGTACGAACACTTCATTTCACGTTTTCAAACGTGTTTAGCATGTTGTAAAAGACACGTTTGCGTTTATTTTCCTGCGTGCCATTTCCTTTGCCAACTGTGACTGTAGTTTGCCTCGTTTTCACATCACTTGTGCTTTTGTGTTGCAACGCTAAAAGGCCTGTTTGCTCAAAAGTAGGCTATTATTAAAATGCTTGttgggtttgtgtttgtctgaacacacatgcatttgCAGACTTattgatgtttctgttttgtgctccaacagaaaatgatgcatcaagtgaccagcagcagcagtgattaTTGTATGAGTGGACTGACAGAGGACTGTCACTCAGCCAGCCACTTTGATTTATGTAGCACACAGTCCAACAAATACTACCCCTCACCGACAAACCCTGGTTTGCAGTTGTCTCTTGCCGGCCTAGCCCCGTTGTCACAGGGCATGCACAAAGCCATGGCATGTCAAATGCAAGAAACACAGGATGATTTCCAGGCTCAGACGGTGAGAAACAGGGGCAGTGAAGGTGCAGGAGCTGATGGCTCTAAGAAGAAGAAGGGCATAGTGAAGTCGGGGCGGAGAGGGAGACCGTCGGGGACCACAAAGTCAGCCGGTTACCGTACAAGTACTGGACGTCCACTTGGGACAACTAGAGCAGCTGGGTTCAAAACCAGCCCTGGTAGGCCCCTTGGTACCACTAAAGCAGCAGGATACAAGGTCAGCCCCGGCAGGCCTCCTGGCAGCATCAAGAGTCTATCCCGGCTCAAGAAGCTGGAATTTGGTTGCGATGGTGCCAAGAAACTTGACTTTAGCAACTGCAGTGTTCCCAAAAAGCTGGGCTTTGCTACCTGTGACATGCCACCTTTTCCATACACCATGCTCGAGAAAAGAGACCTCTGTGAGCCCGGTGGCAAAGTGGATGAAACCAGTGAATAGTTGAGCAGCGGTTTCTCCAGTGCATGAGCAAGAGAACGCGTAGGAAAACATTTATCTCACACGTTGGAGGAAAGAACTTTTTGCCATTTAGAAACAGTTTTCACTGTacagtgtttgacattttctttatcCTCTTATAACAAATGACTTAACTAGAAGTATGTTATCCCACTTTGTCAGCGATGCATGCATATGAATTAATCACACCAGTCAGTATAggcaaaaaatgttttaatcagtTTGTGGTTTCAGTCTCACTggaaagtttatctttatcccCTTCGAGCATTATGTTTCTCTAATTTGTGATATGTTCTCATACTCTGGTTTAACATTTCTATGGCCaagtttttgtgacatttcctatttttaaaaatagtattTTAGTACGAATAGCCATTCAAACATCTTTTATCTGAGCATTaatgtgtggatgtgttgtCCTTTCTGTGTTGTCCAATTTTTcaatatattttgtctttttttttttttatcctgcacCTATAACATGAGCACTGCGATGCTTTTTAATTAGTCTGAAACAATAAAGCTCAAAGCATAACATTATTTTGAACACAGTATTTGTTATTTCTGCACTTCGTGAAAGGAGTATTACCTGTTTTTGTCCTCAGACACACTTTATAAGCACCTCTGCAtttccatgtacagtatgttgttatGCAGTtcattttgagaaaaaaaacgTCATAAACCAGAAATATGCTGTTGAACgtgtaataaatgaaaatgtgttgtatgTGAAACCAAAATGAGTCTTTTCTAAATTTATTTGAATCAGTAACCTGTAATTCTCCCTGTACACACAAGAGGGCACGTCTCCTCAGACAATAGTAATCGTCATGTAACAATACCTTTCTTTACCCCTTGTTCAATTAAGTTACAGCGTAATGACATCCACTGTTATTCTTTATGGACGTAATGTGGCACAAAAGCAGAACtgtctaaaaacaaaataataatgagcCACGTTTCAGTGCAGACGGTCGGCAGCTGCTCTCTTAGGGTGAGTGATAAGTTACTTCTCGAATCTATTTAGTCTTTCTGCAGGATCAGTCTCCAAAAAGGTTAGAGAAATGAACCAGCTAGAGATCCGAGCCAACGACACAGACAATATaacgtcaaaaaaaaaaaaaaaccccaagtAGTTCCCCTACTGTCAAGTCGGCGTGCGACTGGTTAGTCTTTGTTTGCTCTTCAAGGACTGGCCCACTGCAGTCTATTGTGCACTATAAGTTGCGCGTTTATGGATCATTTGATTCCCAATACGCGCAACAAATCATTTTCATGTGATGTGAGGGGATGATTGGGATGTTTTCAGTCGGACATTTTATGCCCACTTTCAGACGTGCAGTCCTTGTTTTTGCTGAGCGCTCAGCGGCCCGTTTCCTCATGTCAGAGGACTCGGTGGAAAGGCAACATGGCGCACGGAGTTAGGTTTGACCAGAGCAGACAGGGCCGTGTGGCTGCTCGCTCACAGCAATCATTTCGTTTTCTCCCTGtcgctgcacacacacacacacacacacacacacacagaaacaggccTGTGCACCGGGCACCGGAGTGAGATTCAGGAGCAGTGGGGTGGACGCGCAGAGGTGCGGTCCGTTTCTAAAACATGTCCCTCGGTGCCTTGTGATTATTGGGTCATATCGCAGTTATTACACTGATACCTATTAGAAACTTCActtgtgcgtgcgtgtgcgctttgtagagtgtgtgtgcgtgcgtgtgcgtgtgtgtgtgcgtgtgtgtgtgttgggtgaGTGTCACGGCCCTCTGCAGACGGGGGGTTGGGTAGCAGTGCCGATTGGTTGCTGCTCACCAACACAGTCAGTCTGGGCTTGTTTTAACATAACCGGGGGCACTTCGACAGCAGGCAAAAATCATGTAGTAAATAAGCTGCCGTGGCTGTTCATGGACCGGTTATGGCACACTGACCTTCGCGGCCGTATGATGTTGCAGCGTACTGGACATTTccttgttgttttgtatttaaagatGACAGTTTTTAGAGGGCCGCCGCTGATGAGGCGATGAAGCGCAGAGAATGAGAGCTGTGCCTTGGCCTACTActagagctgctgcagctgggatTGTGCAGATCCGCTTTCACAAACCGAGGAAAACACTCGCTTTGTGCCACATTATCAACCCTTTCCTGTTGGCTTCACGGTGACCGACCTCCAAATGGTGAGTTTTTCGCCCTTTTTTCCACGTGTTGATAGTGTTGTGCCGATcagccctttttttttgtgtgtgtgtgtgtgtgtgtgtgagttaatAGTAGCTTCCTATGTCGGTGTGTGGCTGTAGCTTGTTTGTGCGAGCCACTCACTGTTTCTGTGATGGTTCGGTGTCACCACCTCTACTACGGGCTCTGCGCTCCTCCATTGACTGTACTAGTGAGCGATCGTCAGGACCCACAGCCATCAGACAAggtggttttcattttttgttgttagatGAATGAAACATGTGAACGGAGCGAGGCTGCggctgtgttctgtgtttttgtgtcgACCGACCTGCCTCCAGTATGGAGGCCATGCAATGTCGgcatgttagtgtgtgtgtgtgtgtgtatgtgtgcgtacACAGTCCGTctctgttgtgctttttttaagGTTTCTATCGGACTGTCTCTCTATTTCCGCAATATATTTCTGTGATCCTCCCCATGCTTTATGCTATTGTACAGTATAGATACTTAAATGACCCTGGCTGCTCATAGTTGGTGACAAACTTAAATGGCACATTTCCCTCGTCTAACCTGCCTCTCTTTTTTCTGACAGGATATAGCCATGACAACATGAATCAGTCATACAGACCAACTGTTGGGGTAGACTCGGTGTTTGGTCCAGGCCAACCAGAGTTTAGGCCCCGCAATGGCCTTGTGAGCACTTCCTATGGAAACCAATGTGGCATTGTTAAGTGTGGATCAGACCAACAGTCAGCTGCTCAACTGCCACCTTCCAGCCTCAAACAGCCAGCTGTACGGACTTACAATCAGCCAGACAAATCTCACTGCTACAGCCCGTTGAAGAGGCTACAAGACCTGAACACTGCGGTCAGCAGACGTGACCTCGAGAGGGACCTCCATCCTAGGAACCACTTGCACTGTGCAAGCCCaatcagtgatgatgatgagttcGGGGCACCGTCGGTCCAGCTTCCTCCTTCGCCAGCTGACGATGACATGGACGCTTTTGAGACTTTGCAGGACGTGAACAGAAATGGCTTCTCGCCTCACAGTCCTGAGAGTGTGGAGAGCTGCTCTTCTATCCCCAATGGCTACTTGCATTTTGGGTCCACGCTGTTTGACAGCAGTGACATAAAGGAGGAGGACGATGAGGGGGAGACCAACAGTAGCGAGAGCCTGACGCCTTTCCAACACTTCCCAAAGTTGCGTCGAGGTCAAACTGTTACTGACAGTAAGTCCATGTGCACCTCAGGAGCGGATAAAAGGACATACAAACCTACTCTCTTTAATCTGATGTCAAAAACTATATCTGAACTCAACCCTACACTAAGCCCCAGTGCGCTGCCAGATATCACTATGAGAGACGGGTGGAGCTTGGGTGAAGAATCAGACAGTGATGGAGAACTTCTCTCTCCTGTTGACCCTGGACTTATTTCACCGGCCGGCACCAACTCTAATGTGAGTCTGAACCACCTGGGAAACTTATAAAGTGGATCttcattttgtatttctatGGCGGGTGTCAGTATGAGGGGTTAACGTGTTGCACCCTACAGACCTGTAACTGTGACAGTCACCTACTCTCATAATTTGCTTTTAGAAATATGATGGCTTTGGTTGATGTGTATAACTTACAGCTCCAAAACAGACAATATGATACAAATACAGGTTTCTAACAGTGTTTATTATATACTACTTAGACACATAagtaaataatacaaaagaGGATTGTGTCACCAAATCTAACATTACTCACAATATCAGGATGTTAGATTTGATACTAACTTTGTAATATATAGCAGTTTTCTGCATCATACTGTGTTTATAAAGTATAAGTGTAAATATTATAAGTATTATAAAATCTGTTTCCTTGTCCTGGATAGTCCAACAGCCCAAAGAAAAAGCTTCTTCATGCAGTTAAATACTTGGAAGGTGACCTGGTATGGGCAAAGTTCAACAGACGGCCCTGGTGGCCATGCCAAATCACCTGTGATCAAGAACTGGGTATCCACACTAAGATGAAAGGTGAGCTTAAATTTGCATGTggattttaaaatcaaattgtTCTCCCCATCTGCCAAACAAAGGAGTTGTGTACGTTAATTAATTAGTtggacttcttttttttccagttcctAGTCCCCGTCCTTGTCGGATGTATTTTCTGGAGACCATAGCGGAGATTGCAGAGCATGCCTGGGTCCCAGGAAATGCCATTTTGCCATTTGAAGGAGGCCATCAGTTTGACCACCTGCCTGTGCTTAGACGGAGAggaaagcagaaagagaaagactaCAAGTATATGGTAAATTATGGAAGTACGTTAAAAAATCTTACATAAACCCATGGTGAgcattatttttaatgtcagttttgtttttggcagATACCCAAAAGTTTGCTGACTGCTTGGAAAGTCAGTGTGGAAAAGGCAGAGTATCTGCTCCCTGCTCGACAAAGGAATACTGAAAGTGTGCTTTCAGAATCCATCAATGGAGAATTGCATTCCAGCCCCGTTCCTAGCGAAAAACCACAGGAGGCCCTCCCTCACTCTGTGGACTCGGATCGAACCCCATCGCCCAACAGGGCGCCCAGTGACAACGAGCACCATAGCATCAAAAACTCTACAATTCAATCCAATAAGAGCAAAGTTtgcaagaagaaaaagaaatgtttgtcagACATATTTGGCCATATAGTTGGTGGCTCAAAGGAATCATCTACAGTCAACACCGTGGCGGACAAGTGTCATAGAACAACTCGTGCACTGAGAGAAGAGCCAAAGGACTCTCCTTATGCTGACCTGGACTCTGTTCCAATGCTCCATCGTCCTAAACGCACGGCAGTGTCTCCACCACAGGATGTAGACAGATTAGTCAGCAAAGAAAAGTGTTCATCAAAGGCGAAAACAAAGTTTACTGGAAAGGTGACAGGTTCCTGTGATTCCTCCAGCAATTTATCAAGTAAATCTAAAGATACCAATTCTGAAAACAGTTTGGGCACCTGTAAAAAACTGTCTCGCAGTTCAACTGACAAGCACTCAATGACCTTTCCTGCAAGCTGTCGTCTGATGACGAGGGCTctgaaaacagaggaagagacagaccTCATAGATGCACTGGCCACAAGCCAAATGTCAACAGCAGCCCACACTGCTAATGCTCTTGATAATACACCTACTAATGCACGTATCAAAACTGAACTGTATGCTCACTGGGAATGCCCGAACAGTGCATCATCTCTTGCAAATCACAGCTCTCCAAAGAGGCGCGCACGGAAGCCTGAGAAGAAACTAACGCGCAATGGCTCCAGTGTATCCACTAAACCTGTTAAGATCAAAACGGAAACTGATCTGGCGTTGTCTTTCCCTTCCTCGTCTCTGTCTCCGATGGATGCTTTTCAGGATGTCAAAAAGCTAATGTTTAAATCTCTTGTGAAGGAGAACAGCAGTGACTCTGAGTCGACTGTATTTGAGCCTGACTCCAATTATAAATTCAGTACCTTACTGATGCTGCTGAAAGACATTCATGATACAAGGGAAAAAGAAGGCAAGCCCTTGACTCTCCCACCAGCACCAGTGCTGATTAAGGAGGAACCCCTGGTTGTTCCTACTTCTACAGGAGGTCACGCGTTAAATGGATCTTGTGATGGTTTCACTCAAGGTATCAAAACAGAGAATTGCCAGTCAGAGAAATCCACGACACCCCACAACTCTGCTGTGAAAACCAAGCATAGAACTAAAGCTATCATGACAGCTGACACCTACTATTGTAAAGACTTTTCAGTTCGCTCTCACATCGGGGGCTCAGACAAGCAGCGTAGAAAACAGAAGTTACCA
It encodes the following:
- the si:ch1073-44g3.1 gene encoding UPF0461 protein C5orf24 homolog; this encodes MMHQVTSSSSDYCMSGLTEDCHSASHFDLCSTQSNKYYPSPTNPGLQLSLAGLAPLSQGMHKAMACQMQETQDDFQAQTVRNRGSEGAGADGSKKKKGIVKSGRRGRPSGTTKSAGYRTSTGRPLGTTRAAGFKTSPGRPLGTTKAAGYKVSPGRPPGSIKSLSRLKKLEFGCDGAKKLDFSNCSVPKKLGFATCDMPPFPYTMLEKRDLCEPGGKVDETSE